GGGTCGCGACACCCTTGCCCCAATGCTCCTTGCCGATCCAGTAGCCGACGAGGCGGACACCGTCCTGGGGCCAGCTCCCGATGTTGCCCGCGACCTGGCCGTCGAGGAGGATCGTTCGCGTGACCGCCGCAGGGTTGCCGAGGATCTT
The sequence above is a segment of the Acidobacteriota bacterium genome. Coding sequences within it:
- a CDS encoding GNAT family N-acetyltransferase gives rise to the protein MSNEVRLRNIDPNDLPIFYEQQLDADATRMAAFAARDRAAFDAHWATKILGNPAAVTRTILLDGQVAGNIGSWPQDGVRLVGYWIGKEHWGKGVAT